TGTTGATAAAAAAACCGGAAAACTAAGCCATAATTACGGAACAGGAGGTGGAATTAACGACCTTCTAAAATATCAATCTCCTGATGAATTAGAACTTGCTAATTTTGTATTAAGGCAAAAGAAGAGCATCATAAGAAACGAAATGAAATCAGATGAAGTCCTTCCAAAAGATATGAAGATGAGGGAAAAAGTATTGGATGCATTGCCTGAAACTATAAATATTCTCTTGACACCTGTTATCTCAAAAGCTGAACCCTTAGGGGTAATAATAAGTATGAATAAAGTTGATGGAAAAAATTTTGAAGAAACTGATGCTGAATTGTTGTCGATTATTGCGGCTCAGATCGGAATTGCCACAGAAAATGCTATCCTTACGGAAGAAAGAAAACTTAAACTTGAAGACACTTCATTTAAGCTTGAACAAACACAGGCACAGCTCTTTCAGTCAGAAAAGATGGCTGCCCTCGGACAGTTGGCAGGAGGTGTTGCCCATGAAATCAATAATCCTCTTACAGGTGTTGTAACAAATCTTCAGCTCATAAACGACCTTGAAAAGATTGATGAAGAAAAATGTAATGCCTTGATTCAGCTATGTGAAAGAGAAATAAAGAATGCAGATGCTCTTGAAGAAATCAAATCCTTTTTCAACAAACTTTTAAAGATTGAGAAAAAGAAAGACAGATGGATTAATACTGCAGCCCTTGGAGGAAAGCGATGCAAACATATCGTAGAAAATCTTCTGGCTTTTTCACGACAATCGAGATCTGAAAAATATGACCATTTCAATATAAATGACTGTATTGAACAAACCTTGGAAATCATAGGCAATCAGTTTCAGGTAAAAAATGTTTCAATAGAAAAAAACCTCTCAAAGGATATTTATAAAGTTTATGGCAATATGGGTGAAATAAGTCAGGTCATTCTCAATCTTCTCATAAATGCTTTTCAGGCAATAAAGAAAAAGCCCGGAAAGATTACTATAACGACAAAAAACGAATCCAAAACCTTTATATCTATAAGAATCTCTGATACAGGATGCGGTATTCCGCCAGAGATAAAAGAGAAGATTTTTGAACCTTTTTTCACTACTAAGGAAGTAGGAGTTGGAACAGGTCTTGGACTTTCAATTGTGCATGGAATCATAGAAAAACATGGTGGATTGATTGAAATAGACTCGGAAATCGACAAAGGAACAACATTCATAATCAAACTTCCAACGGAAGGGAAAAAAGAGGATGAAGAGATTGAAGCTCGAGAATAACTCTTGAA
The nucleotide sequence above comes from Candidatus Schekmanbacteria bacterium. Encoded proteins:
- a CDS encoding GHKL domain-containing protein is translated as AKGENLTFNILIILTKSHSCTIKTSNKIIILSRQWIMEYIENMMQISSYEGAFSENNKILIIGDITKDWGDSFINICNEYCLDLFFAKDADEGERLIEKYGEFAVNVIPYSSADDSCKNFYRKVREKYAETYIVIVTDILHADEARSFFKIDSFAACMIRPIRMENFSMMVKKLTTKFNLVKREQFTIERLTEKEIDLEIISVITKDIVSSLNFSKIIKIVLDEIKNKLPIDKCSYFEIDEKNYIRHIESRGIDNDVISKFPSGNAYDFELSRYLLESKKELYIEDTTQLPEGNIKKAMHIANISSVAIFPVLFKERVAGFLFISTTENAEGKRITPRLFNIIKRITELLSIALWNATRYMNVSDFNKELLQELKKTSELGNLICSTLDFNELLKVSIEGINEMIPCEAHTLLIVDKKTGKLSHNYGTGGGINDLLKYQSPDELELANFVLRQKKSIIRNEMKSDEVLPKDMKMREKVLDALPETINILLTPVISKAEPLGVIISMNKVDGKNFEETDAELLSIIAAQIGIATENAILTEERKLKLEDTSFKLEQTQAQLFQSEKMAALGQLAGGVAHEINNPLTGVVTNLQLINDLEKIDEEKCNALIQLCEREIKNADALEEIKSFFNKLLKIEKKKDRWINTAALGGKRCKHIVENLLAFSRQSRSEKYDHFNINDCIEQTLEIIGNQFQVKNVSIEKNLSKDIYKVYGNMGEISQVILNLLINAFQAIKKKPGKITITTKNESKTFISIRISDTGCGIPPEIKEKIFEPFFTTKEVGVGTGLGLSIVHGIIEKHGGLIEIDSEIDKGTTFIIKLPTEGKKEDEEIEARE